A single Curtobacterium sp. MCJR17_020 DNA region contains:
- a CDS encoding family 1 glycosylhydrolase gives MHWSDDGRLHFALGIEDTFVPQARPGERPIDEYELTDHYRQYAADLGLAVDVGAELLRWGVPWYRVAPEPGVWDWSWVDGVMQRFRETGLRPVVDLLHYGTPLWLDGQFANPDYPAHVTEYAARFAARYGDVATDYTPVNEPVIHALFSGEYGYWPPYLTGAEGSARIASALAKGFVSTQQAIARELGDAATFVHVDAGIRYVGDVDAPEHRDTVARLRAQTFLVEDLVTGGVDDHHPLVGRLRSGGVTDADLDWFRQHAVRPDVMGVNYYPLHSTEVFEAGVHHGGGFADPRPYRDTGAEGLRDVLTTYAERYGAPVMLTETCVTGSVDERIGWLDDSVAAVHELRAEGVPVVGYTWWPLFDMYEWTWRHTDAPRQEHLLTMGLFDLVEDGDGGLDRRRNPVADAFAAHARQERAVAAALSATQ, from the coding sequence ATGCACTGGTCCGACGACGGGCGGCTGCACTTCGCCCTGGGCATCGAGGACACGTTCGTCCCGCAGGCCCGCCCGGGCGAGCGCCCCATCGACGAGTACGAACTCACCGACCACTACCGGCAGTACGCCGCCGACCTCGGCCTCGCGGTCGACGTCGGCGCCGAGCTGCTCCGCTGGGGCGTGCCCTGGTACCGGGTCGCTCCGGAGCCCGGTGTGTGGGACTGGTCGTGGGTCGACGGTGTCATGCAGCGGTTCCGTGAGACCGGCCTGCGGCCCGTCGTCGACCTGCTCCACTACGGCACACCGCTCTGGCTCGACGGTCAGTTCGCGAACCCCGACTACCCGGCGCACGTCACGGAGTACGCCGCCCGGTTCGCCGCCCGGTACGGCGACGTCGCGACCGACTACACGCCCGTCAACGAGCCCGTGATCCACGCCCTGTTCTCGGGTGAGTACGGCTACTGGCCGCCGTACCTGACCGGCGCCGAGGGCTCTGCCCGCATCGCCTCGGCCCTGGCGAAGGGGTTCGTCTCCACCCAGCAGGCGATCGCCCGCGAGCTCGGCGACGCAGCGACCTTCGTGCACGTCGACGCCGGTATCCGGTACGTCGGCGACGTCGATGCCCCCGAGCACCGGGACACCGTGGCGCGGCTCCGCGCCCAGACGTTCCTGGTCGAGGACCTCGTGACCGGCGGGGTCGACGACCACCATCCGCTCGTCGGACGGCTGCGCTCCGGCGGGGTCACCGACGCGGACCTCGACTGGTTCCGCCAGCACGCGGTGCGGCCGGACGTCATGGGCGTCAACTACTACCCGCTGCACTCCACCGAGGTCTTCGAAGCCGGCGTCCACCACGGCGGCGGCTTCGCCGACCCGCGTCCGTACCGGGACACGGGGGCCGAGGGGCTCCGCGACGTGCTGACGACGTACGCCGAGCGGTACGGCGCCCCGGTCATGCTCACCGAGACGTGCGTCACCGGGTCCGTCGACGAACGCATCGGCTGGCTCGACGACTCCGTGGCCGCCGTGCACGAGCTCCGTGCCGAGGGCGTCCCGGTGGTCGGGTACACCTGGTGGCCGCTGTTCGACATGTACGAGTGGACCTGGCGGCACACGGACGCACCCCGCCAGGAGCACCTGCTCACGATGGGCCTCTTCGACCTCGTCGAAGACGGCGACGGCGGGCTCGACCGCCGTCGCAACCCGGTCGCCGACGCCTTCGCCGCGCATGCGCGGCAGGAACGGGCCGTGGCAGCGGCCCTGTCGGCGACCCAGTGA
- a CDS encoding GAF and ANTAR domain-containing protein, translating to MAPTRERRLIDTFVTLTDTLVDEYDVVDLLQNLVDSVVDIFDASAAGILLANQHQELEVVASTSERSSFVGLLQLDAGEGPCVECFATGRPVSVSDQAEMQRRWPTFAAASAESGYASVHAIPMRLRDTTLGSLNLFRETEGALNRDDALAAQALTDVATISILQQRTLQHAALTQAQLQRALDSRVVIEQAKGFVAYTHSVNTEAAFELLRQYARSNQERLADVARAIVERRLVLPA from the coding sequence ATGGCACCGACCCGCGAGCGCCGGCTCATCGACACCTTCGTCACGCTGACCGACACCCTCGTCGACGAGTACGACGTCGTCGACCTCCTGCAGAACCTGGTCGACAGCGTCGTCGACATCTTCGACGCCTCGGCGGCTGGCATCCTGCTGGCCAACCAGCACCAGGAACTCGAGGTCGTGGCGTCGACCAGTGAGCGGTCCAGCTTCGTCGGACTCCTGCAGCTCGACGCCGGCGAAGGACCGTGCGTGGAGTGCTTCGCGACCGGGCGTCCGGTGTCCGTGAGCGACCAGGCGGAGATGCAACGCCGGTGGCCGACGTTCGCCGCCGCGTCCGCCGAGTCGGGGTACGCGTCGGTGCACGCGATCCCGATGCGGTTGCGGGACACCACGCTCGGGTCGCTCAACCTGTTCCGCGAGACCGAGGGGGCGCTGAACCGCGACGACGCCCTGGCAGCACAGGCCCTGACCGACGTCGCGACCATCAGCATCCTGCAGCAGCGGACCCTGCAACACGCGGCGCTGACGCAGGCGCAGTTGCAGCGAGCCCTCGACAGCCGGGTCGTGATCGAGCAGGCCAAGGGCTTCGTGGCGTACACGCACTCGGTGAACACCGAGGCGGCGTTCGAACTGCTGCGGCAGTACGCGCGGTCGAACCAGGAGCGCCTCGCCGACGTCGCCCGAGCCATCGTCGAACGCCGCCTGGTCCTCCCCGCCTGA
- a CDS encoding carbohydrate ABC transporter permease, with protein sequence MTALPRPATAVRRRTVARRPPSMRWLGFAAVLIVTLAVLLPVLVIVFTAFKPASEVNAYPPTLFPHTWTLDNFRAIFTQLPFGRLILNSFAFAGGVTVFALAFDALAAYALARLDFRGSKVLLIVIIASLMIPFQATLIPIYQLVSDLGWVNTFAGLIAPRAADAFGIFFLRQFFVSLPRDLDNAARIDGASEWRIFRSIILPNAVPALLTLGIFTFVNNWNDLLWPLVFTTDQDMGTITSGLTLLTGPGGIIPQGVMMAGALIAVLPLAVMFLLVQRRFIESVARTGLK encoded by the coding sequence ATGACCGCACTCCCCCGTCCGGCCACCGCGGTCCGGCGCAGGACCGTGGCCCGGCGCCCACCGTCGATGCGCTGGCTCGGCTTCGCCGCGGTGCTCATCGTCACCCTCGCGGTGCTGCTCCCCGTGCTCGTGATCGTGTTCACGGCGTTCAAGCCGGCGAGCGAGGTGAACGCCTACCCGCCGACGCTGTTCCCGCACACGTGGACGCTCGACAACTTCCGGGCGATCTTCACACAGCTGCCGTTCGGCCGGCTCATCCTGAACAGCTTCGCCTTCGCCGGCGGGGTGACGGTGTTCGCGTTGGCGTTCGACGCGCTCGCCGCCTACGCGCTGGCCCGGCTCGACTTCCGGGGAAGCAAGGTCCTGCTCATCGTGATCATCGCCAGCCTGATGATCCCGTTCCAGGCCACCCTGATCCCGATCTACCAGCTCGTGTCCGACCTCGGGTGGGTGAACACCTTCGCCGGCCTCATCGCACCACGGGCGGCGGACGCCTTCGGGATCTTCTTCCTCCGGCAGTTCTTCGTGTCGCTCCCCCGCGACCTCGACAACGCGGCGCGGATCGACGGGGCGTCCGAGTGGCGGATCTTCCGGAGCATCATCCTGCCGAACGCCGTACCGGCACTGCTCACCCTCGGCATCTTCACCTTCGTCAACAACTGGAACGACCTGCTCTGGCCGCTGGTGTTCACCACCGACCAGGACATGGGGACCATCACCTCGGGGCTGACCCTGCTGACCGGACCCGGCGGCATCATCCCGCAGGGCGTGATGATGGCCGGCGCCCTGATCGCCGTGCTGCCCCTCGCCGTCATGTTCCTGCTCGTGCAACGCCGCTTCATCGAGAGCGTCGCCAGGACCGGGCTCAAGTGA
- a CDS encoding MerR family transcriptional regulator — MRIGDLAAETGASVRSLRYYEKQGLLTASRTTSGQRVYDAPAVERVQLVQQLFAAGLPSRTIVQLLPCVDSGHATPESFALLVAERDRITAQMAELEAARGRLDEVIAISEHPTAEHCPALREPADGAVAA; from the coding sequence ATGCGGATCGGCGACCTCGCCGCGGAGACGGGCGCCAGCGTGCGCTCGCTGCGGTACTACGAAAAGCAGGGGCTGCTCACCGCGTCGCGGACCACCAGCGGGCAGCGCGTCTACGACGCCCCGGCGGTCGAACGCGTCCAGCTCGTGCAGCAGCTGTTCGCCGCCGGTCTGCCGAGCCGCACCATCGTGCAGCTGTTGCCGTGCGTGGACAGCGGCCATGCGACACCAGAGTCGTTCGCGCTGCTCGTCGCCGAGCGCGACCGGATCACGGCGCAGATGGCGGAGCTCGAGGCCGCGCGTGGCCGGCTCGACGAGGTCATCGCCATCAGCGAGCACCCGACTGCCGAGCACTGCCCGGCGCTGCGCGAGCCGGCAGACGGAGCGGTCGCGGCCTGA
- a CDS encoding CBM35 domain-containing protein yields the protein MSLRLGAAPAPRRRRTLALVVTAAAAAAALVAGVTGPAPAQAVTTGNGALVYSPAAGTAFNPEGGRAAGTTYAKNIVLKNSGSANGQQFVTFDQLVLENGVQVYPIYRSTDNGTSWSRVATVKPSTQFPTLTRTAQPSLYETPIQLGTMPAGTLLLSGMIMPTDRSSSRLVMYKSLDHGLTWSFVSTVDTGGPATYDPSPTSTTSTVWEPSVAVDADGGLVTYFSDERQKAKGVLQAVSYRRSTDGGLTWGGLVNVSAPTNKSDRPGMITVTRIPNGNYVATFEVVNRPSQTNNTAPVYFKTSPDGLTWSPETSIGTKIALPDGRGVGSSPEVRWVPTTGDANGMIVVSSKWSLDSAGNIDGGQNFVVNRNQGSGSWEQLPYAVTYDARDAEGGTFSGFAQGFDSSADGKTLYQATNVENLTTTYNDVRVGSIPINALRYEAESAVRSDTSTVTQADAVGGAKVGNINNATSSVQFTVQAATAGTYTVNVRYDNGTGAASTHALAVNGASAGTVSYAPTVNWGRFGWAQKTVTLKAGANTLTFTKGTGFAELDQIQVFQP from the coding sequence ATGTCCCTCCGCCTCGGCGCCGCTCCGGCGCCTCGTCGACGCCGAACGCTCGCGCTCGTCGTCACCGCTGCCGCTGCTGCGGCGGCCCTCGTCGCCGGTGTCACCGGCCCCGCTCCCGCCCAGGCGGTCACGACCGGCAACGGAGCCCTCGTGTACTCGCCCGCCGCGGGCACCGCCTTCAACCCCGAGGGCGGACGTGCTGCCGGCACGACCTACGCCAAGAACATCGTCCTGAAGAACAGCGGATCGGCGAACGGCCAGCAGTTCGTCACCTTCGACCAGCTCGTGCTCGAGAACGGCGTGCAGGTCTACCCGATCTACCGCAGCACCGACAACGGCACCTCGTGGAGCCGCGTCGCCACCGTGAAGCCGAGCACCCAGTTCCCGACGCTCACCCGCACCGCGCAGCCCTCGCTGTACGAGACTCCGATCCAGCTCGGCACCATGCCCGCCGGCACCCTGCTGCTGAGCGGCATGATCATGCCGACCGACCGGTCGAGCAGCCGTCTGGTCATGTACAAGAGCCTCGACCACGGTCTCACCTGGTCGTTCGTGAGCACCGTCGACACCGGCGGGCCCGCCACGTACGACCCGAGTCCGACGTCCACCACCTCGACGGTCTGGGAGCCGTCCGTCGCGGTCGACGCCGACGGCGGCCTCGTGACGTACTTCTCCGACGAGCGGCAGAAGGCAAAGGGCGTCCTGCAGGCCGTCAGCTACCGACGGTCGACGGACGGCGGTCTCACCTGGGGCGGCCTGGTGAACGTCTCGGCGCCGACGAACAAGAGTGACCGGCCCGGCATGATCACGGTCACCCGGATCCCGAACGGCAACTACGTGGCGACGTTCGAGGTCGTCAACCGACCGAGCCAGACGAACAACACGGCGCCGGTGTACTTCAAGACCTCGCCCGACGGGCTGACCTGGAGCCCGGAGACGAGCATCGGGACGAAGATCGCACTGCCCGACGGCCGCGGGGTCGGTTCCTCGCCCGAAGTCCGCTGGGTCCCGACGACGGGCGACGCGAACGGCATGATCGTGGTGTCGTCGAAGTGGTCGCTCGACAGCGCCGGCAACATCGACGGCGGGCAGAACTTCGTCGTCAACCGCAACCAGGGCTCCGGCTCGTGGGAGCAGCTGCCCTACGCCGTCACGTACGACGCCCGCGACGCCGAAGGCGGCACGTTCAGCGGCTTCGCCCAGGGCTTCGACTCGAGCGCGGACGGCAAGACGCTCTACCAGGCGACGAACGTCGAGAACCTGACGACGACCTACAACGACGTGCGGGTCGGGTCGATCCCGATCAACGCGCTGCGGTACGAGGCCGAGTCGGCGGTGCGGAGCGACACGAGCACGGTCACCCAGGCCGACGCCGTCGGCGGTGCGAAGGTCGGCAACATCAACAACGCGACCAGCTCCGTGCAGTTCACGGTGCAGGCGGCGACCGCGGGGACGTACACCGTCAACGTCCGGTACGACAACGGCACCGGGGCGGCGAGCACGCACGCGCTCGCCGTCAACGGAGCGTCGGCCGGGACGGTCAGCTACGCGCCGACCGTCAACTGGGGGCGCTTCGGGTGGGCGCAGAAGACCGTCACCCTGAAGGCCGGCGCGAACACGCTGACCTTCACGAAGGGCACGGGCTTCGCGGAGCTGGACCAGATCCAGGTGTTCCAGCCCTGA
- a CDS encoding GAF and ANTAR domain-containing protein yields the protein MNDFTTAVSALQAAPDGTDMCPPFLTTLPVTGVGISTLGNPLGSATVCASDARAARIDEIQFDLGEGPCWQALTTRRPVLEPDLSGTTNTDWPLALEELLRAGVGAVFSFPMRIGTIPVGAVDLSVDSERTLTVGQIRGAVELTEVAARRVLRGALLAAAADGRADMGTSRYSRREVHQATGMVAAQLGVDVTDALLVLQAHAFATERTVRDVSNDVIARRIDLARPYGSEN from the coding sequence ATGAACGACTTCACGACGGCAGTCTCCGCACTGCAGGCCGCACCCGACGGCACCGACATGTGCCCGCCGTTCCTGACGACGCTGCCCGTGACCGGGGTCGGCATCTCCACCCTCGGCAACCCACTCGGGTCGGCGACGGTGTGCGCGAGCGACGCGCGCGCCGCGCGGATCGACGAGATCCAGTTCGACCTCGGCGAGGGCCCGTGTTGGCAGGCGTTGACGACCCGCCGCCCGGTCCTGGAGCCCGACCTGTCCGGCACGACGAACACCGACTGGCCGCTCGCGCTCGAGGAGCTCCTGCGCGCCGGGGTCGGGGCGGTGTTCTCGTTCCCGATGCGCATCGGGACGATCCCCGTCGGCGCCGTCGACCTGTCCGTGGACAGCGAGCGCACCCTGACCGTGGGGCAGATCCGCGGCGCCGTGGAGCTCACCGAGGTCGCAGCCCGTCGGGTGCTCCGTGGTGCTCTGCTCGCCGCGGCCGCCGACGGCCGTGCCGACATGGGCACCAGCCGCTACTCCCGACGAGAGGTGCACCAGGCGACCGGCATGGTCGCAGCACAGCTCGGGGTGGACGTCACCGACGCCCTCCTCGTGCTGCAGGCGCACGCCTTCGCCACCGAACGCACCGTCCGCGACGTCTCGAACGACGTCATCGCTCGCCGCATCGACCTCGCCCGGCCGTACGGTTCCGAGAACTGA
- a CDS encoding SDR family oxidoreductase: protein MSNVIVFGGHGKVALLTTRILSDRGHSVTSVIRDAGQSDEIRAHGGEPRVADIQQQSLTDFAELVHGHDAVVWSAGAGGGSADRTWAIDRDAAILSVQGAKQAGVDRYVMVSWSGSQLDHGVPQDNDFFAYAQSKAIADAVVRDSGLQWTIVAPSTLTDDDATGSVDWAGSSSDVPRGDVAHVIADVLETPGTAGNTIRFNSGSTPIADFLRADAV, encoded by the coding sequence ATGAGCAACGTCATCGTCTTCGGCGGCCACGGCAAGGTCGCACTCCTCACCACCCGCATCCTCAGCGACCGCGGCCACTCGGTCACCTCGGTCATCCGCGACGCGGGCCAGTCCGACGAGATCCGTGCCCACGGCGGCGAACCCCGTGTCGCGGACATCCAGCAGCAGTCCCTGACCGACTTCGCGGAGCTCGTCCACGGGCACGACGCCGTGGTCTGGTCGGCCGGTGCCGGCGGCGGGTCCGCCGACCGCACGTGGGCGATCGACCGCGACGCCGCGATCCTGTCGGTGCAGGGCGCGAAGCAGGCCGGCGTCGACCGCTACGTCATGGTGTCGTGGTCCGGGTCGCAGCTCGACCACGGGGTACCGCAGGACAACGACTTCTTCGCCTACGCGCAGTCGAAGGCGATCGCCGACGCCGTGGTGCGCGACTCTGGTCTGCAGTGGACCATCGTGGCGCCGAGCACCCTGACGGACGACGACGCCACCGGTTCGGTCGACTGGGCGGGCTCGTCGAGCGACGTGCCGCGCGGCGACGTCGCACACGTGATCGCCGACGTGCTCGAGACCCCCGGCACGGCGGGCAACACCATCCGGTTCAACTCGGGATCGACCCCGATCGCGGACTTCCTGCGCGCCGACGCGGTCTGA
- a CDS encoding SDR family oxidoreductase, translating into MDIAGSVALVTGSNRGIGRRFALQLLERGATKVYATARRPELVDIEGVVALPLDITDQASVEAAAAAAGDVTLLVNNAGISTTGSLLTDDLIDARREMDTHYWGNLAMIRAFAPVIERNGGGGIVNVLSALSWFVYPGSGAYAAAKAAEWNLTNAVRLELAGKGISVQGLHLGAADTDMMDGYEGPKVDPADVARAALDGVERGAAEVVVDEWSSAVKASLSQDPSAFYAQFA; encoded by the coding sequence ATGGACATCGCTGGATCGGTCGCACTCGTCACCGGCTCGAACCGGGGCATCGGACGCCGCTTCGCCCTGCAGCTGCTGGAGCGCGGCGCCACCAAGGTCTACGCGACCGCCCGCCGACCCGAGCTCGTGGACATCGAGGGCGTCGTGGCGCTGCCGCTCGACATCACCGACCAGGCGTCGGTCGAGGCGGCGGCCGCAGCCGCCGGCGACGTCACCCTGCTCGTGAACAACGCGGGCATCTCGACGACGGGCTCGCTGCTCACCGACGACCTGATCGATGCACGCCGCGAGATGGACACGCACTACTGGGGGAACCTCGCGATGATCCGGGCGTTCGCACCGGTGATCGAGCGGAACGGCGGCGGCGGCATCGTGAACGTGCTGTCCGCACTGTCCTGGTTCGTCTACCCGGGATCCGGCGCGTACGCGGCGGCGAAGGCCGCCGAGTGGAACCTGACGAACGCGGTGCGGCTGGAGCTCGCCGGCAAGGGGATCAGCGTGCAGGGGCTGCACCTCGGGGCGGCGGACACGGACATGATGGACGGCTACGAGGGGCCGAAGGTCGACCCGGCCGACGTGGCGCGGGCCGCGCTGGACGGCGTCGAGCGGGGCGCGGCCGAGGTCGTCGTCGACGAGTGGAGCAGTGCGGTGAAGGCGTCGCTGTCGCAGGACCCGTCGGCGTTCTACGCGCAGTTCGCCTGA
- a CDS encoding fatty acid desaturase produces the protein MGDELVVPTGYRKTERRSARTDTTSTYTALLAQVRTAGLLGRRTGWYWGLIAVLAVLLGITGGAFAVLGGSWYQLIVAGVLGALFTQFAFLSHEAAHRQVFASHHWNDRAARYAGTFLTGISYAWWMNKHTRHHANPNTVGKDPDISFDAISFRPEDAASRTGFLRVLVRVQGYAFFPMLLVEGVNLHWQSIRTYTSRGPVKRRWAEGSVFVGRFVLYLGVVFWFLPVGMAFAFLGVQLAVFGFLMGIAFAPNHKGMPVIEPGRRVDFFSRQVLTSRDIGGGAWVEYFMGGLNHQVEHHLFPSMARPNLRAARDMVRKYCADQGVPYTETTLVHSYVIVVRYLNEVGLAARDPFACPMVERLR, from the coding sequence ATGGGCGACGAACTGGTCGTACCGACGGGCTATCGGAAGACCGAACGACGGTCGGCTCGGACCGACACCACCTCGACGTACACCGCGCTGCTCGCGCAGGTCCGTACCGCCGGGCTGCTCGGTCGGCGCACAGGCTGGTACTGGGGCCTCATCGCCGTGCTCGCCGTGCTGCTCGGCATCACGGGCGGGGCGTTCGCCGTGCTCGGCGGCTCCTGGTACCAGCTGATCGTGGCCGGCGTGCTGGGCGCACTGTTCACGCAGTTCGCCTTCCTGTCCCACGAGGCCGCACACCGTCAGGTCTTCGCGTCGCACCACTGGAACGACCGAGCGGCCCGCTACGCCGGCACGTTCCTGACCGGGATCAGCTACGCGTGGTGGATGAACAAGCACACCCGGCACCACGCCAACCCGAACACGGTCGGCAAGGACCCCGACATCTCGTTCGACGCGATCTCGTTCCGGCCCGAGGACGCCGCCAGCCGGACCGGCTTCCTGCGCGTGCTCGTCCGGGTGCAGGGCTACGCGTTCTTCCCGATGCTCCTGGTCGAGGGTGTGAACCTGCACTGGCAGTCGATCCGCACGTACACCAGCCGCGGCCCGGTGAAGCGGCGGTGGGCCGAGGGATCGGTCTTCGTCGGGCGGTTCGTGCTCTACCTGGGCGTCGTGTTCTGGTTCCTGCCGGTCGGCATGGCCTTCGCGTTCCTCGGCGTGCAGCTCGCCGTGTTCGGGTTCCTCATGGGCATCGCGTTCGCACCGAACCACAAGGGCATGCCCGTCATCGAACCCGGCCGCCGCGTGGACTTCTTCTCACGCCAGGTCCTGACCTCGCGCGACATCGGTGGCGGTGCCTGGGTCGAGTACTTCATGGGCGGCCTGAACCACCAGGTCGAGCACCACCTGTTCCCGAGCATGGCCCGACCGAACCTGCGGGCCGCCCGGGACATGGTCCGGAAGTACTGCGCGGACCAGGGCGTGCCGTACACCGAGACCACCCTGGTGCACTCCTACGTCATCGTGGTCCGCTACCTCAACGAGGTCGGTCTGGCGGCGCGCGACCCGTTCGCGTGTCCGATGGTCGAACGGCTGCGCTGA
- a CDS encoding sugar ABC transporter permease, with translation MTTQQLGRRRRYRPPGQLGGRTPLNGTFRRRATVVGFLAPAIVILGAFVLWPMLSALRLSFTDASGFGDPSWVGFANYVRVFTDPDVVRSIGNTALYSVLFTPVAIAVALVLALALNHPALPFRGFFRSALFLPFIVSLAVAAFAWSYLLDPQIGLLNHWLQVGGIRLGNVLQDPTLAMPTVVLVAVWKNFGFYMVIFLAGLQEIPTSLYEAAQLDGANGRQRFANVTFPMLSNTMAFVVIVALIAALQAFDQIYVLTGGGPYRSTETIVMQIYQSGFKDLDLGFASALAYVLLIATLLLSLVQFLFFGKRGEDTAS, from the coding sequence ATGACCACGCAGCAACTCGGCCGACGCCGTCGGTACCGTCCCCCGGGACAGCTCGGCGGCCGGACGCCCCTGAACGGGACCTTCCGCCGCCGTGCGACCGTCGTCGGCTTCCTCGCACCCGCGATCGTCATCCTCGGGGCGTTCGTCCTCTGGCCGATGCTCTCGGCGCTGCGGCTGTCCTTCACGGATGCCAGCGGGTTCGGTGACCCGAGCTGGGTCGGCTTCGCGAACTACGTCCGGGTCTTCACCGACCCGGACGTGGTCCGGTCGATCGGCAACACCGCGCTGTACTCGGTGCTGTTCACGCCGGTCGCGATCGCCGTGGCGCTGGTGCTGGCCCTGGCGCTCAACCACCCGGCGCTGCCGTTCCGCGGGTTCTTCCGCTCGGCGCTGTTCCTGCCGTTCATCGTGTCCCTGGCGGTCGCCGCGTTCGCGTGGTCGTACCTGCTCGACCCGCAGATCGGCCTGCTGAACCACTGGCTCCAGGTGGGCGGCATCCGGCTCGGCAACGTCCTGCAGGACCCGACGCTCGCCATGCCGACCGTGGTGCTCGTCGCGGTCTGGAAGAACTTCGGCTTCTACATGGTCATCTTCCTGGCCGGGCTGCAGGAGATCCCGACCAGCCTGTACGAGGCGGCGCAGCTGGACGGCGCGAACGGCCGCCAGCGGTTCGCGAACGTGACGTTCCCGATGCTCAGCAACACCATGGCGTTCGTCGTCATCGTCGCGCTCATCGCCGCACTGCAGGCGTTCGACCAGATCTACGTCCTGACCGGCGGCGGGCCGTACCGGTCCACCGAGACGATCGTCATGCAGATCTACCAGTCCGGGTTCAAGGACCTCGACCTCGGCTTCGCGTCCGCACTGGCCTACGTGCTGCTCATCGCGACCCTGCTGCTGAGCCTCGTGCAGTTCCTGTTCTTCGGCAAGCGCGGAGAGGACACCGCATCATGA
- a CDS encoding matrixin family metalloprotease produces the protein MRPVRNTLTTGAVIALVVGLTATAAPAQAAAPSASAAGSRCAAGTLSVQTLRTGCTVASGTVVLPDGRTFAVPAPGESVMASSSAAPGAPELAEVVIANTGTGGVAVRIDEAWSGSAPAVHREQARSAAASAAASQAAAAPAATTAATTKCTSTANARNGYRWSSTVQWYYNESGQKSSYAKDALRKAANAWTGTISSCDRTVTSSARNSYVRLATQAPGLTDKGACSKSNGYSVVGWGKLPSGTLGVTCVWYDGNGIAKESDQRYATSYKWSSTTTCSGARFDTQAVATHEWGHLYGLGHVKTGTGQVMEPSGGYCDTGSRTLGLGDMTGIAAIY, from the coding sequence ATGCGTCCTGTCAGGAACACGCTCACCACCGGGGCGGTCATCGCACTCGTCGTCGGCCTCACCGCCACGGCGGCACCCGCGCAGGCGGCGGCGCCGAGCGCGTCGGCGGCCGGCAGCCGTTGCGCCGCGGGGACGCTCTCGGTGCAGACGCTCCGGACGGGGTGCACGGTGGCGTCCGGCACGGTCGTGTTGCCGGACGGCCGCACGTTCGCCGTGCCGGCCCCCGGTGAGAGCGTGATGGCGAGCAGCTCCGCGGCGCCGGGTGCTCCCGAGCTGGCGGAGGTCGTCATCGCGAACACCGGTACCGGGGGTGTCGCGGTCCGCATCGACGAGGCGTGGAGCGGTTCGGCACCGGCGGTGCACCGCGAACAGGCGAGGAGCGCAGCAGCCAGTGCCGCGGCCAGCCAGGCGGCTGCCGCGCCGGCCGCCACGACCGCGGCCACCACCAAGTGCACCAGCACGGCCAACGCACGGAACGGGTACCGCTGGTCGAGCACGGTGCAGTGGTACTACAACGAGTCCGGCCAGAAGTCGTCGTACGCCAAGGACGCCCTGCGCAAGGCGGCGAACGCGTGGACGGGCACGATCTCGTCGTGCGACCGCACCGTGACCTCGTCCGCGCGGAACTCCTACGTGCGCCTGGCGACCCAGGCACCCGGGCTCACCGACAAGGGCGCGTGCTCGAAGAGCAACGGCTACAGCGTCGTCGGGTGGGGCAAGCTGCCCTCCGGGACCCTCGGCGTGACGTGCGTCTGGTACGACGGCAACGGCATCGCCAAGGAGTCCGACCAGCGGTACGCCACCAGCTACAAGTGGAGCTCGACGACCACCTGCTCGGGCGCACGGTTCGACACCCAGGCCGTCGCCACCCACGAGTGGGGCCACCTGTACGGACTCGGCCACGTGAAGACCGGAACCGGTCAGGTCATGGAGCCGTCCGGCGGGTACTGCGACACCGGTTCACGCACGCTCGGGCTCGGCGACATGACCGGCATCGCAGCGATCTACTGA